A single Brienomyrus brachyistius isolate T26 chromosome 11, BBRACH_0.4, whole genome shotgun sequence DNA region contains:
- the LOC125704309 gene encoding uncharacterized protein LOC125704309 → MGNYRSKMRRAGCSEITVNAGKRSRMNPDNESSHSNIKRPKRAEVNFLPNFPQGENPSTLEQLRQKVVDEMKKAEKNLPLIKKMMQTTFALRRQTIVKTCPPVKELMELWPALKMESEVYAEFQRITNQNLPNTFYSELDRHLPRLMTLFRQKASRTGKTSDALTEILKIHDEQEVHDIHTKRVTVLHALPVYLREDVSEFFKTCTDTSDEPDLLDVSVALLTVVKDNDTGPVHFQPVKISVVIESEIVGNLPRFADAVLVMFGLIYALHLSYPRGLTNTFEFIQKILLGLDDGKLSPKLQSLKNDLMRM, encoded by the exons ATGGGCAACTATAGGAGCAAGATGAGAAGGGCTGGATGTTCAGAGATCACAGTGAATGCTGGAAAAAGAAGTAGAATGAATCCTGACAATGAATCTTCACATTCAAATATTAAAAGACCCAAACGAGCGGAGGTAAACTTTCTGCCCAACTTTCCCCAAGGAGAAAATCCCTCAACCCTTGAACAGCTGAGGCAGAAAGTTGTTGATGAAATGAAGAAAGCTGAGAAGAACTTGCCGCTTATAAAAAAGATGATGCAAACCACATTTGCCCTGCGGCGACAAACCATAGTAAAGACATGCCCACCAGTGAAAGAGCTCATGGAACTCTGGCCTGCACTCAAAATGGAATCTGAG gtGTATGCAGAGTTCCAACGGATTACAAACCAGAACCTGCCCAACACATTCTACTCTGAGCTTGACCGACATCTTCCTAGACTGATGACCCTGTTCAGACAGAAGGCAAGCAGAACCGGGAAGACGTCAGACGCTTTGACTGAAATCCTGAAAATCCATGATGAACAG GAGGTTCATGACATACACACCAAGCGTGTTACTGTTCTTCATGCCCTTCCTGTGTATCTACGTGAGGACGTCTCTGAGTTTTTCAAGACCTGCACa gacACATCTGATGAGCCTGACCTTTTAGATGTTTCAGTAGCCCTCCTCACAGTCGTCAAAGATAATGACACAGGTCCAGTTCACTTCCAGCCTGTGAAAATCTCTGTTGTCATTGAAAGCGAGATTGTGGGCAACCTCCCCAGATTTGCTGATGCCGTCCTGGTAATGTTTGGACTGATCTATGCACTACACCTCAGCTATCCCAGGGGACTGACCAACACTTTTGAATTCATTCAGAAGATTTTACTTGGTCTTGACGATGGTAAACTGTCACCCAAGTTACAGAGTCTCAAAAATGACTTGATGCGCATGTAG
- the LOC125704140 gene encoding uncharacterized protein LOC125704140, whose translation MCTFKTLNSLRTHLSRCHTRQFGSSAEHSQQALLFKCPLCPFQQQFSESVLFCHLRRHLRNHETVACPYKDCSFTTNVYSSFNSHKSRSHQASVSSDFQNDIVSDVGQASIPAVDGDLYEEPPSTDEDPVGIDGQCDTDVLKKHLRINLSSLFLKMQAILHVSNTATQEIVEHLNQVCFLSRPLIKEAIRDILQKNGCNVAESALDEVVSAVMDSNVIFTSTSKGAELSTSKRRKVFFEHNYPCVMPVEYQLEQRGHTTMYVPILQMIQELFKNTDILKMITDPNTNSGQYASCYNGSYFLENELFSTGDLILPLQLYIDELEIANPLGTSRKIHKLCAVYWALANMSPKYRSALHNIQLAMLAKVTDLQRHGYAAVLAPLLHDVHILEQDGVFIERLGRNVKGTIFCVSADNLAAHGLGGFVESFKAGYVCRFCLATREQFPATEARQFSQRTKDSHDLHVQNIQENDASSNHFGVKTSCVLRDSLDYFHPVTGFPPDVLHDLLEGIVPVEISLCIKTLIQMKYFTLEYLNQKIASFPYQHADKVDRPQPIPKTFLSRGTIGGNGHENATLLRLLPLLVGSVVPEGNGAWTVLMELKEVVQLALCPSFSDETLDYFQSKISDHKQVLLKTFPEFSLRPKHHYVEHYPTMIKCYGPLVHVWTMRFEAKHRFFKRVVHDAQNFKNILKTMAVRHQHMMAYHLAAPSFFKPETQASRVDSVLVSALPEVAQLHIRTLTTSDTIYQTSKVTIDGTHYVCEMFLSVGDSGGLPRFCRVEHIYLVNSTVSFLCSNYDCWYLEHLGSYELSPSQTSLSIHLKSDLNDSVPLSAYEHNGRSIPTTHGPSCC comes from the exons ATGTGTACATTTAAGACACTTAATAGTCTTAGAACTCATTTGTCAAGATGTCATACTCGCCAATTTGGTAGTAGTGCAGAACACTCTCAGCAGGCTCTGTTATTTAAATGCCCTTTATGCCCATTTCAGCAGCAATTTTCTGAATCTGTTCTTTTCTGCCATCTTAGAAGGCATTTAAGAAATCATGAAACAGTGGCTTGCCCATATAAGGATTGTAGCTTTACCACAAATGTATACTCTTCATTCAATTCTCATAAAAGTAGATCACACCAAGCAAGCGTTTCATCAGACTTTCAAAATGACATTGTCAGTGATGTTGGTCAAGCCAGTATTCCTGCAGTTGATGGTGATTTATATGAAGAACCTCCAAGCACAGATGAGGATCCAGTGGGGATTGATGGTCAGTGTGACACTGACGTACTAAAAAAACATCTTAGAATTAATTTATCTTCCTTATTTTTGAAGATGCAGGCAATCCTACATGTCTCAAACACAGCTACCCAAGAAATAGTGGAGCATTTAAATCAGGTCTGCTTCTTATCTCGGCCTTTGATCAAGGAGGCAATTAGAGATATATTGCAGAAAAATGGTTGCAATGTGGCAGAATCTGCACTGGATGAAGTTGTAAGTGCTGTTATGGATTCCAATGTTATATTTACTAGTACTTCTAAAGGTGCAGAGTTATCCACATCCAAGCGCAGAAAAGTCTTTTTCGAGCACAACTATCCATGTGTAATGCCAGTCGAgtatcagctggagcaacgtggACATACCACAATGTATGTTCCTATTCTTCAAATGATTCAGGAGTTGTTTAAAAACACAGACATTCTAAAAATGATTACTGATCCAAATACCAATTCTGGTCAATATGCCTCATGCTACAATGGCTCATATTTCcttgaaaatgaattattttcAACAGGTGATCTCATTTTACCACTCCAGTTATATATTGATGAGCTTGAAATTGCCAACCCACTTGGCACATCACGTAAAATTCACAAACTTTGTGCTGTATACTGGGCACTTGCCAATATGTCACCAAAATACAGGTCAgcattacacaatatacagctaGCAATGCTTGCAAAAGTGACAGACCTCCAGAGGCATGGGTATGCAGCTGTACTTGCTCCATTATTACATGATGTTCATATTCTTGAACAGGATGGTGTTTTTATTGAACGACTTGGTCGCAATGTCAAAGGCACCATCTTTTGTGTGTCTGCTGACAATCTAGCTGCCCATGGATTAGGTGGCTTTGTGGAGTCATTTAAAGCAGGCTATGTTTGCAgattctgcttggccacaagagAACAGTTTCCAGCAACTGAAGCCAGGCAGTTTTCTCAAAGAACCAAAGATAGCCATGACCTTCATGTACAAAACATTCAGGAAAATGACGCTTCCTCCAACCACTTTGGTGTTAAAACAAGTTGTGTCTTGCGTGACTCCCTGGATTACTTTCATCCAGTCACAGGCTTTCCTCCAGATGTCCTGCATGATCTTCTAGAAGGCATAGTTCCTGTGGAGATTTCTCTCTGCATTAAGACCTTGATCCAGATGAAGTACTTCACTTTAGAGTATTTGAACCAAAAGATTGCATCATTCCCATATCAACATGCTGATAAAGTGGATAGGCCTCAACCAATTCCCAAAACATTTCTGTCTCGAGGAACGATAGGAgggaatggtcatgaaaatgctACTCTGCTCCGACTGCTTCCATTGCTTGTAGGCAGTGTTGTACCAGAAGGTAATGGTGCATGGACAGTTTTGATGGAACTGAAAGAGGTAGTGCAGTTAGCATTATGCCCATCATTTTCTGATGAAACCTTAGACTATTTTCAGTCCAAAATCAGCGATCATAAGCAAGTACTGCTGAAGACATTCCCAGAGTTTAGCCTTCGTCCTAAGCATCACTATGTGGAGCATTACCCCACCATGATCAAGTGCTATGGGCCCCTGGTGCATgtttggacaatgcgatttgaggcCAAACACCGTTTTTTTAAACGAGTGGTGCATGACGCTCAAAActtcaaaaatattttgaagACAATGGCAGTCAGACACCAACACATGATGGCATACCATCTTGCTGCCCCATCATTTTTCAAGCCAGAAACACAAGCATCCAGGGTTGACTCTGTTCTGGTTTCAGCTCTACCAGAAGTAGCTCAGCTACACATTAGAACACTAACAACTAGTGACACAATATACCAGACATCAAAGGTTACCATTGATGGCACACACTATGtctgtgaaatgtttttgtctgtCGGAGACAGTGGTGGACTACCTAGGTTCTGCAGAGTAGAGCACATCTACCTTGTCAATAGCACTGTTTCATTCCTTTGTTCTAATTATGATTGCTGGTATTTAGAACATCTTGGATCCTATGAGCTGTCACCTTCCCAGACAAGTCTGTCAATCCACCTGAAGTCTGATCTCAACGATTCAGTCCCGCTCTCTGCATACGAG CATAATGGCAGATCTATCCCCACAACCCATGGTCCTTCGTGTTGTTGA